CACCCCCGGGTCACCGAGGACGTTCATCCGCAGCCCGGCCCGCAACGTCCCGTACGCCGGATCGGAGAGCAGATGCCGCGTGCGGAAGAAGACGTTGTTCAACGCCATCTTCGCCGCCGCGGACTTCGCCGCCGTGTACGCCTCGGGCGACAGCTTCGCGTTCGCCTCCTCCTCCAGCTCCCGCAGCACCCGCGGCGACCGCGAGGCGATGGCGCACGCGAGCACCGTGCCCCACAGCTGCTGCTGCGGAAGGCCGGAGTCGCCGATGACCGAACCGAGGTTCAGCCGCAGGTCCTTGGCGTACTCCGGAATCGCGGACTTCAGCGCGTCGAGGGACATGGGTCACTCACCGGCCTTTCCCATGGGGTGGACGCGGATGATCGTGGCACAGGGTGGATGGAACATGGAGCAGGGAAACGCTGAGGCCGTTGCCGGTACGGGTATCACCACACCCGTACCGCCAACGGCCTGACCCTCGCGCCGTTCCCCGCGCCCCGAGGGCTACTCCGTGCGGAGGCCGTCCGGGCGCATCAGGCGGAGTAGCGGGGGGATGCTGAGGGCCGTTACCGCCAGGACGACCGCCGCGCCTATGCCCGTCATCGCGAGGACGCTCAGCCAGTCCACCGTCACCGCGGTGCTCGTCATCTTGAGGAGGACCGCGCCCAGGGTGAGGCCCACCACCAGGGCGAGGCCGAGGCCCAGCGCGACGGGGACCGCGGTCTGCCACAGGACCGACAGGCTCAGCGTGCGGCGCCGCGTGCCGAAGGCGACCAGCGCCGAGAGCAGTTTCCTGCGCTCGCGCAACTGCTCCAGCTGCGAGACCAGCAGGCTCGCCCCGATCAGCGCGAGGACACAGGCCGCGCCGACGAACAGCCCGGTGCGGATGGAGTCGAAGCGGTCCGAGCGTTCCGTCGCGGAGTACGACATGGGCGCCGTGAGCGGGCTGATCCTCGCCGCGGTGTTGCGTACGAGCTCCTGCCCGTCCGGGACCGACGTGTCGAGCTTGAGGTAGACCCTGCCGCTGCTCGCCGCGACCGCGGCGGCGGGCAACGCGCGCGTGGTGAACAGGAACCCGCCCCGCTCCCAGCCCGTCGGATCCTTGCGCGGGGCGACCTTCCTGATGTCGCGCGGTACGGTCCAGGCCACCTCCGCGCCCTTGACGCCGTCGTAGGAGGGGTCGATGACGAGTTCGCGGCCGGGTTTCGCGAACTCGGGGGTCTGCGAGCCGCGCTCGATGCCCTCGATGGTGAACACGTCGCCCTCCCGGCACGAGGACAGCTTCGCCACCTCGCGCAGCGCGGCGCAGTCACCGACCGTGACCTCGTAGGACGCCTCGGGGTT
This sequence is a window from Streptomyces ortus. Protein-coding genes within it:
- a CDS encoding alkyl hydroperoxide reductase, translated to MSLDALKSAIPEYAKDLRLNLGSVIGDSGLPQQQLWGTVLACAIASRSPRVLRELEEEANAKLSPEAYTAAKSAAAKMALNNVFFRTRHLLSDPAYGTLRAGLRMNVLGDPGVAKVDFELWSLAVSAINGCGDCLDSHERVLRGAGVGRETIQEAFKIAAVVQAVGVTLDSEEILAE